One window of Papaver somniferum cultivar HN1 chromosome 9, ASM357369v1, whole genome shotgun sequence genomic DNA carries:
- the LOC113311549 gene encoding chloroplastic import inner membrane translocase subunit HP30-2-like yields the protein MEGEGGAVPVVMTPTATNDNITEQRLNRIVDLIVLPLETALYATTYARLVSPRSFAVLEAVDRGMICALKGIREKDDTKARFYFRIHVLLGWEQLNKPSPRRVQLEWGSCLRSVQSRSEPPAVEDTRYTRTRCMLSELGLQGYEKHFKKHLLMDETMPLLNESDLEKAGIPLGARKLILNHIER from the exons ATGGAAGGAGAAGGAGGAGCGGTGCCGGTGGTGATGACTCCAACTGCTACTAATGATAATATTACTGAACAACGTCTTAACCGTATAGTAGACCTAATTGTTTTACCTCTTGAAACTGCTCTTTATGCTACCACTTATG CTCGTTTGGTTTCACCTCGTAGTTTCGCTGTTTTAGAGGCCGTCGATAGAGGTATGATTTGTGCTCTGAAAGGAATCAGAGAGAAAGACGATACCAAGGCCAG GTTTTACTTCCGGATTCATGTTTTACTTGGTTGGGAACAACTGAACAAGCCTTCTCCTCGTAGAGTACAGTTGGAATGGGGCTCATGTTTGCGCTCG GTACAAAGCCGTTCTGAGCCTCCAGCAGTGGAGGATACACGCTATACCAGAACAAGGTGCATGTTGTCAGAGCTAGGCCTTCAGGGTTACGAGAAGCACTTCAAGAAACACTTGTTAATGGACGAAACCATGCCTTTGCTTAACGAAAG TGATCTAGAAAAGGCTGGAATCCCTCTTGGAGCAAGGAAGCTAATACTGAACCACATTGAAAGGTGA